Within Bdellovibrionales bacterium, the genomic segment AGCACGAATCAGATGACCCTTATCCTCGTGACTCACAATCTCGACCTCGCACAGCGCTGCCAACGCCAGATTCATCTCAAGAGTGGCAGAATCGAATGAGAAAGCTTCTTTGGCTATCCTTGAGAGAACTCTTCAACCATCGGCAATTCACAATCTTATTTTCTCTGAATCTCAGTCTCGGCCTCAGCGGCTTTATTGCTTTGAACTCCTTTCGTTACTCAATTGAAAAATCCTTATCAACACGATCAAAAATCACCCTCGGGGCCGACCTTGGACTTTCGTCCCGCCACCCTCTTTCTAAAGAGGTTCTTGATTTGGCCTTGAGAAGCCTTCCGAGTGCTGCTGCACGCAGCGACATGATTGAGCTCTACTCAATGGTGGCAAGTACCGCTGGGTTATCAAAGCTTGTTCAACTTCGTGCCATCGATCCCAGTTTTCCGTTCTATGGCACAATTAAAATGTCTTCATCGCTGGGATCTCAAGAAACAATGCCATTGGTCGTTGATTCCTCACCAACGAACAGCAATGCTTGGGTCTATCCAGAAGTTTTGGCACAGTTAAACCTGAAAGTGGAGGATCCACTTCGTATCGGCGACATGGTATTTCGGATTGCCGGAGTTATTCTCGAAGATTCGGCTGCGGGAATCACGACGAGTATGGCTCCTCGCGTTTACATTCCCCTGTCACAAATTCCCAATACTAAACTGGTGACCTCGGAGAGCCTGGCCTGGTACACGTCTCTTTTTGCGATCCCCTCTGCTGCGGACGCTCAACTAAAGAAAATAGAACAATTGCTTCACTCCAGTCCCGTTATTCCTTCGGAGGTAGAAGTCTATTCTCATCAAACGGCCGGTGATCAAATGGGAAGGCTGGCCAATTAGCTGGGTGACTACCTCAGTCTAGTCGCTCTTGCAGCACTTTTTCTATGCTCAGTGGGGGCCATATTTCTATTCAAAGCCTATTTTTCCCGAAAAATTCGTTCTTTTGCGATATATCTGAGCCTTGGCCTCAGACCAAATCGCGTCTTAGTTCTCGTTCTCTTTCAAGTCGCGGCGCTCGGTTTTATTGGATCACTTCCTGCGATCTGTCTTTCGCTGATACTCGTACCCATGATTTCTCTCATCACGCAGCAATTACTTCCAATCCAACTGGATTCCGCAATGGATCCGATGTCTATCTTAATTGCAGTAACGACAGCCATCGGTGGAAGCCTATTGGTTTGTTTTCCAACGGCCCTTCGAGTGAAGCAAATAAAACCCTCATTTCTTTTTCGAATTGAAACTCTTCGAATTCTGCCCACGGCCCCTTCCGTCGTTTTGCTCTCCTATCTGCCTGCTGTTGTTGCGTTTTGGCTGATGTCCGTTTGGCAGGCTCATTCCTGGCAGGTAGGCTCGCTATTCACTGCTATTTTTGGTTGTTCCGGATTACTTTTTTGGTTTCTTGTTTTTCTCGTTTTAAAGCCACTTGAGAGAATCCCTAAAAGACTTCCCTCATTTGTCCAGATTGCGACAAGAGAGATGGTCCGTCACCAGTCTTCGACCATAACAAGCTTTTTGGCATTGAGCCTGGGCGTACTACTCATAAATATTGCACCCCAAATTGAAGCTAATCTTCGTGGAGAAATTGAACACCCCGAAAAATCGCGACTACCTAGCTTTTTTTTGTTTGATATTCAGGAAGATCAACTCTCCGAACTCAAAAAATTGACAGCTGAGTTCAAGATCCCATTGCAGCAAGTTTCCCCCCTCGTAAGAGCCCGTCTCGTTGCGGTCAACAAGCAAAAATTTGAAAAAGGTGAAAAGCAAGTTTTCTCTCGAGAAGAGGAACGCGAAGCGCGTTTTCGCAATCGTGGATTTAACTTAACCTACCGAAGCGATCTTTCCGAATCCGAAGAGCTCTCAGAAGGCCAAAGTTTTAGCGGTGTTTTTGATCAAACAAAGGGTGGCGTGCCAGAGATATCGGTTGAAAAGCGCTTCGCACAACGATTGGGATTGAAAATAAACGACATCCTTAGCTTTGATATTCAAGATGTCCCAATTGAGGGCAAAATTATCAATTTTAGAACTGTACGATGGGCCAGCTTCCAGCCAAATTTCTTTCTTCAGTTTCAACCCGGTGTTTTAGAATCAGCACCCAAAACTTACCTCGCCTCTCTTCCCGACCATGAGACCGCAATAAAGACTTCAATACAAAACGCCATTGTCAGCAAATTTCCAAATATCAGCCTCATCGACGTTTCTAGATTGGCGGGCCGAATTCTTGAAATAAGTCAGCAGATGACCTGGGCCATGCATTTGATGGCAGGCCTTAATATAGTCGTCGGACTTTTTGTCATGTTCTCCATCTGCAACCACCAAATATGGCAGCGCAAATGGGAAATGAGTTTACTGAAGGTTTTAGGCTATCGATCAGCACAAGTTCGCAACATGTTTTTATTTCAACATTTGGCGATTGGCCTGTCGGCTGGAATTGTTGGCGCAATAACCAGCCTAGTGGTTAGTTTTGGAATTTCCTTTGTCCTCTTTGATGGGCTTTGGGTTTGGCAATGGCAAGCGCCCACTTTCTCGGTTTTGTCGCTCATTGCACTCAGCTTTTGCGTCAGCTATATCTCCTCACGACAGATTTTTTTAACAAAGCCGAACATACTATTGCGGCAAGAAGTAGCATGAGAGAAGGGATTACGTGTGAGCAATGAGTCATCTGAATCAATTCTTAAATTAGAGGGCAAATATGTTTAAAAAAAATCAATACATCTTTCTAGGTGCTTCTCTTTTGTCTGTTGCGATAATGAGCGTTTTTTTCTTTTATAGATACAACCGCAAATACGACCTTATCAAACCGAAACGAGGATCTATCACTGAAGCTATTTACGGTTTAGGAAAAGTAAAATCATATAGCAAATATGATGTTAAACTAGGAATCATGAGTACTGTTCAGGAAGTGTATGTTCGCGAGGGAGACGTCGTAAAAAAGGGGGACCCACTTATTCGATTTACTGAGAATCTAAAGTTTTCATCACCCATAAACGGCACGGTTACCTTCATAGGAGTCGGAGAGTCAGAGGGTGTCGCTCCTCAAGTCGTGCTCTTATCTGTCCAGGATCTTAACGACAAGTACATCGAGGTTTCTCTTGAACAACAGGCCGCTCTGAGGGTGCGCGCAGGCCAAATGGCTGATGTTATTTTTGAAAGCCTTCGATCCGTAAAGCTGGAGGGAAAAGTTAAAGCGCTTTTTCCAAAAATGATGAATTCCTTGCCCATATTCAAGTGAATGGACTGATGGAGAATGTTCTTCCTGGGATGACCGCTGACGTCTCTATTCAAGTCGGCCAACATGAAAATGTCCTGTTGGTTCCTCTGTCCGCAGTTTCTAATGGACATTTAATTATTGAGAGAAATCAAAAGCGAGTGAAAATTCCCATAAAAATTGGAGGAATTGATGGTCAATGGGCGGAGGTCAAAGAAAGCGCCTTATCTGACATCGATCTTATTGTCGTAAAAACATCAATCTGATTTATTCAAAGGCAAGGGGAGGAGGGATCAATTTATGTGGTTTTTGGCCTTACGCCAAATGCTCGCTCGAAAAAAGCAAACACTCTTGATTTTTCTTGGTATCTCGCTGGGCACAACTATCTATGTGGTCATTGCGGGAATGCAGCTGGGAATGAGAAACTACATTTCAGAACAATTACTCAACAACACGGCTCATGTCATCATTAAAGGAAATGAACAAAAAATACAGCAAGAAGATTTGCGCGATCGCTTTTTTGAAGAAACCCAATTTGTTCAATGGATCGTCCCACCGGCAGGAAAGCGAGGCGAATCAAGACTTGAAAATCCGCAAGGATGGTTTTCTCGTCTTGAAAGGGACCCAAGAGTTTTGGCCTATTCTCCTCGATTGACAATAAATGCCATTGTGGCGCGCGGTCCCCTGAGAACAAGTATTGGTCTCACTGGAATAATTCCTGAAAAGCACACGCAAGTGACGAGTCATGCTGACTACACCGTGGCTGGAAATCTCTCCATGCTGACGGGTGGGGGGCGGAAAATTATTCTCGGCAAGGGGGTTATGGACAAATTGGGCGCATCGGTTGGAGATACGATTAGAATATCAAGCGGATTCAATGAAGCTTGGCCTTATCGCATCGTTGGAGTCGTTCAACTGGGAAATCACAATATTGACGACACCATGGGACTGGCTCACCTCTCCGATGTTCAATCTCTGAATCACTCTCCTGGACGAGTCAGCGAAATTTCTGTAGCCCTCGACGACATTCAGCTTTCTTCCTCAACCGCTTCTCTCTGGTCGCTCTATTCAAACGACAAAGTGGAGGGATGGGAAGAAGCAAATGCTTCATTTATGCAGATTATCAATATTCAGGATATCACCAGATACGTTATCACATTTGCCATACTGCTCGTGGCCGCCTTTGGTGTTTACAATGTGTTAAGCATCATGATCAGTCAGAAGCAAAAGGAAATCGCGATCCTCCGCTCTATCGGCTACGGTCCCGAAAAAATTCTTCAGCTGTTTATGATTCAGGGTTTCCTCTTGGGGTTTGTTGGTGGTCTCAGTGGCCTTGTCCTTGGCCTCGGCGCTAATCTTCTTATTGGAAATATTGATCTGGGATTTAAGATTGGAAAAGGGACACATCTTCCAATATCCTACGATGTAACTATTTTTGTTGCGGCATTTGTGGCAGCACAGGCTGCTGCGGCAGTGGCAAGTATCATTCCTGCCAGACATGCCGCTCAACTGACTCCATTAGATATTATACGTGCAAACATTTGACTTTAGGAGAGCCAAAAATTGGGAATTCAAGGGCACCAACTCATCAAGGAATTCGGAGTTCCACCAACTCGAATTCTACATCATGTTGAAGTGAATATCAAAGATGGTGAATTCGTTTCTATTTCTGGAAAGTCGGGATCAGGAAAGAGCTCGCTGCTCTATATTCTGAGCACTCTCGACAATCCAACCCAAGGTGAGGTCCTCGTTGATGGAGCGAATATTGCCAAGCTATCAAGCCGAGATCTTCATGATTTTAGAAACCGTCAAGTTGGTTTCATTTTTCAATTTCACTATCTTCTTCCTGAATTGACCGCTCTAGAAAACGTTCTCCTAGGACCTCGAAATCTAAAACGCCACGAAGAGCTAAAAAATCGAGCCATGACTCTTCTTGAAGAACTCGAAATATCCGAGCAAGCAAACAAGTTTCCAGCCCAAATGAGCGGAGGTCAGCAACAGAGAGTCGCAATTGCACGAGCCCTTATTTTGCAACCAAGATATCTTTTTGCAGATGAGCCCACCGGCAACCTGGATACCGCAAACGCCGAACGAGTGATGAATATCCTCACTCAGTTCAATCAAAAAATGAAAACAACTATTGTATTGGTCACTCATGACCCCGACTATTCTCGACTGGCTCACCGCGAAATCCTACTTGTTGACGGCCACCTGGCCGATGGAACTCATATTGGAGGAGCGGCCTCGCCTTGATTTGGAACAATATTCGAAATATCAGAAGACCCAAGTGAAAATTGTATCAGATCGGGACATGGATTTCTCCCGTGGGCGGACCCCTTGAGAATATTCGGCATTTCGACCGATAGTATATAATAGTAAATACAGGTGTCCTTGGTCACTTTGGAGAACATTAAACTTGGATGAGCCGGCATATAAACTTGAGAAAAAGCGGGGCAAACGTCTAGATATTCACGCAACGACCTCAGATGTGCCCGGTTTGCGAGGGCAACTTGAGACCTACTTGCGCACTTTTCGCAATATGGCATTTCTGGCCCTTCTGTCTCCCGTTTGTCTTTTAGTTGTACTGTGTGCAGGTGTTTCTGCAGCTCCTGGGCTCTACATATTTGACTTTCTTTCATCCACAACATCAACCTGGCATCCCATACTCCATTATATCGCCGCAGGCTCAGGAATAGCATTGGGTTATCTGACTTACGGGTTTACCCTCATATTTGTCGTTCCAACAGTTAATTTTATTCTCCCTCTGCGTTTAAAGGCTTGGCGGGGGATTTGGTTTTCTCTAGAGGCAATCCCCTGGTTTGTTCACAATGCTCTTACTTATCTTGTGAGGTATAGTTTTTTAGAACTCGTTACTCCAACTCCAATTAACGTGCTGTTCTATCGTATGATGGGAATGAAAATCGGTAGAGGCGTTGTCATCAACACGACAAATATTTCTGACCCTTGTATGATTAGCCTCGGAGATTATGTGACAATCGGAGGCTCTGCCCATTTATTTGCTCATTATGGCCAAAAAGGAATTCTCGTCATCGCTCCTGTCAAGATAGGGGACGGGACCACTATCGGATTAAAAGCCAGTATCATGGGTGATGTGACTGTTGGAAAAAATGCACTCATTAAGCCTCACGCCGTTCTCATTCCAAAAACTCGAATTGAGGATGGGGAGACTTTTTAATTCCCACCTCATTCGTTTCTATTTTATTAAAAATAATCTTCGATGCTCCTTTAGTATGCATTTGTCGGATATGACCACAATTCCAGCTTGGCGCGCCCTCTCCTCTGCCTCGAGATGAGTGACGCCCTCCTGTAACCAAAGCACCTGGGGTCGAAGGGGAATTAACTCATTCACCAGCTCCAAGACGTGTTCTGGTGCGCGAAACACGTCCACTATTTCGAGCTTATGCGGCACCTGCTTCAGCGACGCATAAATGGAGCAACCGAGAATAGATTTCTCCACTGGGTTAACGCCATCAACCTCAAATCCTTGGTTTAAGAGATACTCTGTGACTCCGTAACTTGCCCGGCTCGGCTTCGAGCTGATTCCCACAACGGTCACCTTTTTGTATTTCTCCAAAACTTCTTTAATCAAATTCTGATCTGTTGAGCTTCTACCCATGTCATCTCGCCTCCCTCAAATAATGATGAATTCTTCATGATAGTCAGAGGACAGATGTCCGTCCAAAGAAAACTGAAGTAAATTTATCAAAATTTGATTGATAAATCTGCTGCTTCAATCAGAATTTTTCTTGAGGCTAACGCGTCGGGATTTTGACAAAAATGTATGCCTGCGATTTCGTGTCGGGATTGCGAA encodes:
- a CDS encoding ABC transporter ATP-binding protein: MGIQGHQLIKEFGVPPTRILHHVEVNIKDGEFVSISGKSGSGKSSLLYILSTLDNPTQGEVLVDGANIAKLSSRDLHDFRNRQVGFIFQFHYLLPELTALENVLLGPRNLKRHEELKNRAMTLLEELEISEQANKFPAQMSGGQQQRVAIARALILQPRYLFADEPTGNLDTANAERVMNILTQFNQKMKTTIVLVTHDPDYSRLAHREILLVDGHLADGTHIGGAASP
- a CDS encoding ABC transporter permease, giving the protein MWFLALRQMLARKKQTLLIFLGISLGTTIYVVIAGMQLGMRNYISEQLLNNTAHVIIKGNEQKIQQEDLRDRFFEETQFVQWIVPPAGKRGESRLENPQGWFSRLERDPRVLAYSPRLTINAIVARGPLRTSIGLTGIIPEKHTQVTSHADYTVAGNLSMLTGGGRKIILGKGVMDKLGASVGDTIRISSGFNEAWPYRIVGVVQLGNHNIDDTMGLAHLSDVQSLNHSPGRVSEISVALDDIQLSSSTASLWSLYSNDKVEGWEEANASFMQIINIQDITRYVITFAILLVAAFGVYNVLSIMISQKQKEIAILRSIGYGPEKILQLFMIQGFLLGFVGGLSGLVLGLGANLLIGNIDLGFKIGKGTHLPISYDVTIFVAAFVAAQAAAAVASIIPARHAAQLTPLDIIRANI
- a CDS encoding CoA-binding protein translates to MGRSSTDQNLIKEVLEKYKKVTVVGISSKPSRASYGVTEYLLNQGFEVDGVNPVEKSILGCSIYASLKQVPHKLEIVDVFRAPEHVLELVNELIPLRPQVLWLQEGVTHLEAEERARQAGIVVISDKCILKEHRRLFLIK
- a CDS encoding FtsX-like permease family protein, encoding MGAIFLFKAYFSRKIRSFAIYLSLGLRPNRVLVLVLFQVAALGFIGSLPAICLSLILVPMISLITQQLLPIQLDSAMDPMSILIAVTTAIGGSLLVCFPTALRVKQIKPSFLFRIETLRILPTAPSVVLLSYLPAVVAFWLMSVWQAHSWQVGSLFTAIFGCSGLLFWFLVFLVLKPLERIPKRLPSFVQIATREMVRHQSSTITSFLALSLGVLLINIAPQIEANLRGEIEHPEKSRLPSFFLFDIQEDQLSELKKLTAEFKIPLQQVSPLVRARLVAVNKQKFEKGEKQVFSREEEREARFRNRGFNLTYRSDLSESEELSEGQSFSGVFDQTKGGVPEISVEKRFAQRLGLKINDILSFDIQDVPIEGKIINFRTVRWASFQPNFFLQFQPGVLESAPKTYLASLPDHETAIKTSIQNAIVSKFPNISLIDVSRLAGRILEISQQMTWAMHLMAGLNIVVGLFVMFSICNHQIWQRKWEMSLLKVLGYRSAQVRNMFLFQHLAIGLSAGIVGAITSLVVSFGISFVLFDGLWVWQWQAPTFSVLSLIALSFCVSYISSRQIFLTKPNILLRQEVA
- a CDS encoding efflux RND transporter periplasmic adaptor subunit, with the protein product MFKKNQYIFLGASLLSVAIMSVFFFYRYNRKYDLIKPKRGSITEAIYGLGKVKSYSKYDVKLGIMSTVQEVYVREGDVVKKGDPLIRFTENLKFSSPINGTVTFIGVGESEGVAPQVVLLSVQDLNDKYIEVSLEQQAALRVRAGQMADVIFESLRSVKLEGKVKALFPKMMNSLPIFK